A portion of the Limosilactobacillus reuteri genome contains these proteins:
- the pcrA gene encoding DNA helicase PcrA encodes MNNGQALLEGMNDKQSEAVLTTEGPLLVMAGAGSGKTRVLTHRVAYLIEENGVLPWNILAITFTNKAAREMKERVGKLLGESANEIWVSTFHALCVRILRRDIEKIGYNRAFTIADTSEQRTLMKRICAELNIDTKKFDPRSILSAISNAKNALLTPDDYSKEANSMFENMVARAYKLYQQELEANQALDFDDLIMKTIELLESDQETLEFYQDKFHYIHVDEYQDTNDAQYRLVNLLAQKYQNLCVVGDADQSIYGWRGANMNNILNFEHDYPQAKTVMLEQNYRSTQTILNAANEVIANNLYRKKKNLWTENGQGDKISYYRAQNEHDEAQFIVSKIKEEQEKHGYHFNDFAILYRTNAQSRMVEETFLKSSIPYTMVGGHKFYDRREIRDILAYLTLIVNPADSMSFERVVNTPKRGIGLTSVEHLRNFANENGWTLLKAAQNVDTASEITARTRNKIDEFGQLMANLTKQAEYLTLTDLTEQILELSGYNKMLSDDRSLEAQARRENLDEFKSVTQEYDEQHKDDDDPNLQKIINFLADLALVSDQDDVDEQAPAVTLMTLHAAKGLEFPVVFLVGMEEGIFPLSRALMEDDELEEERRLAYVGITRAKKKLYLTNAFSRLLYGRIQRNQPSRFVEEIDSELLQFENSPSGNSIKDSKLPFDRAAATATTYRDQQKRTYRSAGKRVKPITNTGTGADKVGWKTGDKVEHKKWGQGTVVKVNGSGNDMELDIAFPSQGVKRLLASFAPITKVQK; translated from the coding sequence GTGAATAACGGGCAAGCATTATTAGAAGGAATGAATGATAAGCAATCCGAAGCAGTATTAACTACAGAGGGACCATTATTAGTAATGGCCGGTGCTGGATCAGGAAAGACACGGGTTCTTACACACCGGGTTGCTTACTTAATTGAAGAAAATGGTGTATTACCATGGAATATTTTAGCGATTACTTTTACCAACAAGGCTGCGCGCGAAATGAAAGAGCGGGTCGGTAAATTGCTTGGTGAAAGTGCTAATGAGATTTGGGTATCGACTTTTCACGCATTATGTGTTCGAATCCTCCGTCGTGATATTGAAAAAATCGGCTATAATCGTGCCTTTACGATTGCGGATACAAGTGAGCAACGGACGTTAATGAAGCGGATTTGCGCAGAATTAAATATTGATACTAAAAAATTTGATCCCCGCAGTATATTAAGCGCGATTTCTAATGCTAAAAATGCTTTGTTGACGCCAGATGACTATAGTAAAGAAGCTAATAGTATGTTTGAAAACATGGTCGCGCGTGCATATAAGCTTTACCAACAAGAGTTAGAAGCTAATCAAGCATTAGATTTTGATGATCTGATTATGAAGACCATTGAGTTATTGGAAAGTGATCAAGAGACGCTTGAATTTTATCAAGATAAGTTCCACTACATCCATGTTGACGAGTACCAGGATACGAATGATGCCCAATACCGGTTAGTTAATTTATTAGCGCAAAAGTACCAAAATTTGTGTGTGGTAGGGGATGCAGATCAGAGTATTTATGGTTGGCGTGGAGCTAATATGAACAATATTTTGAATTTTGAACATGATTATCCCCAAGCCAAAACAGTAATGCTTGAGCAAAATTATCGGTCAACGCAAACAATTTTAAATGCGGCAAATGAAGTTATTGCTAATAACCTTTATCGAAAAAAGAAGAATCTGTGGACAGAAAATGGTCAAGGGGATAAAATTTCGTATTACCGCGCGCAAAATGAACATGATGAAGCGCAGTTTATTGTTTCAAAGATTAAAGAAGAACAAGAAAAGCATGGCTATCACTTTAATGACTTTGCAATTCTTTATCGGACTAATGCACAGTCACGGATGGTTGAAGAAACTTTCTTGAAGAGTAGTATTCCCTATACGATGGTTGGTGGCCATAAATTCTATGACCGGCGTGAAATTCGTGATATTTTAGCATATTTGACCTTAATCGTTAATCCTGCCGATTCAATGAGCTTTGAACGAGTTGTTAATACGCCCAAACGAGGAATTGGTTTAACTAGTGTGGAACATCTTCGCAATTTCGCTAATGAAAATGGCTGGACATTATTAAAGGCAGCTCAAAATGTTGATACTGCTAGTGAAATTACTGCACGAACACGAAATAAAATTGATGAATTTGGTCAATTAATGGCTAACTTGACTAAACAAGCAGAATATCTAACATTAACTGATTTAACTGAACAGATTTTAGAGTTAAGTGGCTACAATAAAATGCTAAGTGATGATCGAAGCCTTGAAGCACAAGCTCGTCGTGAAAACCTTGATGAATTTAAGTCGGTTACACAAGAATATGATGAGCAGCATAAAGACGATGATGATCCTAACTTGCAAAAAATTATTAACTTTTTAGCTGATTTGGCCCTTGTCTCAGATCAAGATGATGTTGATGAACAAGCGCCAGCTGTAACTTTAATGACGTTACATGCAGCTAAGGGACTTGAATTTCCAGTTGTTTTCCTTGTCGGGATGGAAGAAGGTATTTTCCCATTATCGCGGGCTTTAATGGAGGATGACGAATTGGAAGAAGAACGTCGCTTAGCCTATGTTGGAATTACACGGGCAAAGAAGAAGCTTTATCTTACTAATGCCTTTTCACGGTTACTTTATGGTCGCATCCAGCGCAACCAACCATCACGCTTTGTAGAGGAAATTGATTCTGAGTTGTTACAGTTTGAAAATAGCCCATCAGGTAATAGCATTAAAGATAGTAAACTGCCATTTGATCGTGCTGCCGCGACCGCTACTACCTACCGTGACCAGCAAAAGCGGACATATCGCAGTGCTGGCAAGCGGGTTAAACCAATTACTAACACCGGAACTGGAGCCGATAAAGTTGGCTGGAAAACTGGCGATAAAGTTGAGCACAAAAAGTGGGGTCAAGGAACAGTGGTCAAAGTTAACGGTAGTGGCAATGATATGGAATTAGATATTGCCTTTCCAAGTCAGGGTGTAAAGCGGTTATTGGCAAGTTTTGCCCCAATTACGAAAGTACAAAAATAA
- a CDS encoding ATP-grasp domain-containing protein: MGRDAIYPGSTLGIIGINRNGAALIAAAKKAGFNVGVYVDRSQPSVTKMADFTIVGAMNDRAKLTQFGEACDAIIYQTPNVDSRVLHFLSQYAVIPQGINALEIVQDRLMERAFLDQVNINIAPYVTVVSLDDVYQSIDSIGYPALLKPIQRGIGENSMLIERQSDITRAADFIDTGTYLLESWIEHTNEYTMTAATDGKDTEIFPLAQLHYNDKRQLISVATPANIHDDMLKEMQRIVKSVAASLEYRGVFSVNFYVTSTGTLYVKNIEPGLTSIANIYDVTANVDQYEEQLRSAVGMPLHVITPLQIGLLMVVRNYQSRAIQRQWLLKNNWQFRFFNDVGDDDQAILGFVWVTGGDNLAALKNQVDDTEVWNDQA; encoded by the coding sequence ATGGGCAGAGATGCTATTTATCCAGGTAGTACTTTAGGAATTATTGGAATTAATCGCAATGGGGCTGCACTTATTGCGGCAGCGAAAAAGGCAGGCTTTAATGTTGGGGTGTATGTGGATCGTTCTCAGCCATCAGTAACTAAAATGGCTGACTTTACAATTGTAGGGGCAATGAACGATCGGGCAAAACTAACTCAGTTTGGAGAAGCGTGTGATGCAATTATTTATCAAACCCCTAATGTCGATTCTCGCGTCCTGCACTTTTTGAGTCAATATGCGGTGATTCCCCAGGGGATTAATGCTCTTGAAATTGTTCAAGACCGGTTAATGGAACGGGCTTTCTTAGATCAAGTAAATATTAATATTGCTCCATATGTGACGGTGGTTAGTTTAGATGATGTTTACCAATCAATTGATTCCATTGGCTATCCTGCGCTGTTAAAACCCATTCAACGAGGAATTGGGGAAAATTCAATGCTGATTGAGCGCCAATCGGATATTACTCGCGCCGCTGATTTTATTGATACTGGTACATATTTACTAGAATCGTGGATTGAACATACAAATGAATATACGATGACAGCGGCAACTGATGGAAAAGATACAGAGATTTTTCCCCTTGCTCAGCTTCATTACAATGACAAGCGCCAGTTGATTTCTGTTGCGACACCGGCAAATATTCACGATGATATGTTAAAAGAGATGCAGCGGATTGTAAAAAGTGTTGCAGCATCTCTGGAGTATCGGGGTGTATTTTCGGTTAACTTTTATGTTACTTCTACTGGTACCCTTTATGTAAAGAATATTGAACCAGGGTTAACGTCGATTGCTAATATTTATGATGTCACGGCAAATGTTGACCAGTATGAAGAACAATTAAGAAGCGCTGTTGGAATGCCCCTGCATGTTATTACGCCATTACAAATTGGTTTGTTGATGGTCGTTCGTAATTATCAATCACGGGCAATTCAACGGCAATGGTTGCTGAAGAATAACTGGCAATTTAGGTTCTTTAATGATGTTGGGGATGACGATCAAGCAATTTTAGGCTTTGTCTGGGTAACTGGCGGCGATAACTTAGCAGCCTTAAAGAATCAGGTTGACGATACTGAAGTTTGGAACGACCAAGCTTGA
- a CDS encoding xanthine phosphoribosyltransferase codes for MKELEEKIKEYGTVLPGNVLKVDAFLNHQVDPQLMLHIGQEFAKLFANEGITKIWTVESSGIAPAVMTGLEMNLPVIFARKHKSLTLNQNMYTADVYSYTKKTTNRISISKKYVDADDKILMIDDFLANGQAVEGLLEIADQAGVQVAGAGIVIEKSFQPGAGELKERGIRVESLARIQSLSDNKVEFVKD; via the coding sequence ATGAAAGAGCTAGAAGAAAAAATTAAGGAATATGGGACTGTTTTACCAGGTAATGTTTTAAAAGTGGATGCCTTTTTGAACCATCAAGTTGATCCTCAATTAATGTTGCATATCGGTCAAGAATTTGCCAAACTTTTCGCTAATGAAGGTATTACTAAAATTTGGACAGTTGAATCATCAGGAATTGCGCCAGCTGTAATGACCGGGTTAGAAATGAATCTTCCAGTTATTTTTGCTCGTAAGCATAAGAGCCTTACTCTTAACCAAAATATGTATACTGCTGATGTATATTCATATACTAAGAAAACAACCAATCGGATTTCAATTTCTAAAAAGTATGTAGATGCTGACGATAAAATTTTAATGATTGATGATTTCTTGGCTAATGGTCAAGCAGTAGAAGGTTTATTAGAAATTGCCGATCAAGCAGGGGTTCAAGTAGCTGGTGCAGGAATAGTTATTGAAAAGAGCTTTCAACCTGGAGCTGGTGAACTAAAAGAACGTGGAATTCGTGTCGAATCATTGGCACGAATTCAATCATTGAGTGATAATAAAGTTGAATTCGTAAAAGACTAA
- a CDS encoding glycoside hydrolase family 73 protein, which translates to MAKRKRRNKNCHTGRNWIISILAVIVIFLGVYVGHHFYRIWNQQRIEQEAREKDRRAKQLFIQQVAPEAQAMQNTYHVYASITIAQAILESQWGTSQLASQYHNLFGIKGTGTNSRVMTTKEYINGKWIVTKGRFRVYDSWSDSIKDHTRLMLNGTDTNQQNYDRVVQATNYQEAARGLQEAGYATDPDYAQKLISVIKAYKLYNYDK; encoded by the coding sequence GTGGCAAAACGGAAGCGGAGAAACAAAAACTGCCATACGGGTAGAAATTGGATTATTAGCATTCTTGCTGTTATTGTTATCTTTTTGGGTGTTTACGTTGGGCACCATTTTTACCGAATCTGGAATCAGCAACGAATTGAACAAGAGGCACGGGAAAAGGATCGCCGAGCGAAGCAATTATTTATTCAGCAAGTTGCTCCTGAAGCCCAGGCAATGCAAAATACTTATCATGTCTATGCATCAATTACGATTGCCCAAGCGATTCTTGAATCTCAATGGGGAACGAGTCAGTTAGCATCACAATACCATAATTTATTTGGAATTAAGGGAACGGGAACAAATTCACGAGTAATGACAACCAAAGAATACATTAATGGTAAGTGGATCGTTACTAAGGGGCGGTTCCGTGTTTATGATAGTTGGAGCGACTCTATTAAGGATCATACGCGATTGATGTTAAATGGGACAGACACCAATCAACAAAATTATGATCGAGTTGTTCAGGCGACTAATTATCAAGAAGCAGCTCGTGGATTACAAGAAGCAGGGTATGCGACTGATCCTGATTATGCACAAAAATTAATTTCTGTGATTAAGGCATATAAATTATATAATTATGATAAGTAA
- a CDS encoding (S)-acetoin forming diacetyl reductase, giving the protein MTKKVALVTGASQGIGKAIVERLVKDGFAVALVALNEAKLQQVADEINNNGGEALPLVADVANREEVFAAVEKTVEHFGDLNVIVNNAGLGPTTPIDSITPEQFEKVYGVNVAGVLWGIQAAHKAFKELGHGGKIINATSQAGVVGNPNLALYSGTKFAIRGITQVVAQDLATEDITVNAFAPGIVKTPMMYDIAHQVGQNAGKSDEWGMETFAKNIAMKRLSEPEDVANVVSFLAGPDSNYVTGQTIIVDGGMQFH; this is encoded by the coding sequence ATGACTAAAAAGGTAGCATTAGTAACTGGAGCAAGCCAAGGAATTGGTAAGGCAATTGTAGAAAGATTGGTTAAGGATGGTTTTGCAGTTGCTCTTGTAGCATTAAACGAGGCAAAGCTCCAACAAGTTGCTGATGAAATTAATAATAATGGTGGAGAAGCATTACCACTTGTGGCTGATGTAGCAAATAGGGAAGAAGTATTTGCAGCTGTTGAGAAAACAGTCGAACATTTTGGAGATCTTAATGTAATCGTTAATAATGCTGGATTAGGTCCTACGACTCCAATCGATTCAATTACACCAGAACAATTTGAAAAAGTATATGGCGTAAATGTTGCTGGAGTTTTATGGGGAATTCAAGCTGCCCACAAGGCATTTAAGGAGCTTGGGCATGGTGGTAAGATTATCAATGCTACATCGCAAGCTGGTGTTGTTGGTAATCCTAATCTTGCACTTTATTCTGGGACAAAATTTGCTATTCGAGGCATTACGCAGGTAGTAGCCCAAGATTTGGCAACTGAAGATATTACGGTAAATGCTTTTGCACCAGGAATCGTTAAGACACCGATGATGTATGATATTGCACATCAAGTTGGTCAAAACGCTGGTAAGAGTGATGAATGGGGAATGGAAACTTTTGCTAAGAACATTGCAATGAAGCGTCTTTCTGAACCAGAAGATGTTGCTAATGTGGTAAGTTTCTTAGCTGGTCCTGATTCAAATTACGTTACTGGACAGACAATTATTGTTGATGGTGGAATGCAATTCCATTAA